In one window of Solanum pennellii chromosome 2, SPENNV200 DNA:
- the LOC107010357 gene encoding uncharacterized protein LOC107010357, translated as MVMVVKKEDKLQAVWFAAGVAALMACLERAILVSFVEQWRLIAFLALNLLLLAILFTSTTNTPTTPMVETTSNTTNQSKIEVKVEKECKKPIVPCVEDSILEEAITKDVKEEYPKITDKKENKKEQLLDDSIEESQQISMEELNERAEAFIAMFRQHLISDAKAYSYSKSCRIRTSISPKGGDKNFPKPRPIY; from the exons ATGGTGATGGtagtaaaaaaagaagataaattaCAAGCAGTATGGTTTGCAGCAGGAGTGGCTGCTTTAATGGCATGTTTAGAACGTGcaattttagtttcttttgtGGAACAATGGCGACTTATAGCATTTCTTGCTCTTAATCTCTTACTCTTAGCTATTCTTTTTACATCTACAACTAATACTCCCACAACTCCAATGGTTGAAACCACCAGCAACACTACTAATCAATCCAAGATTGAG GTAAAGGTGGAGAAAGAATGCAAGAAACCTATAGTGCCTTGTGTTGAAGATAGTATATTAGAAGAAGCAATTACAAAGGATGTGAAAGAGGAATATCCAAAAATAACAGACaagaaggaaaacaaaaaagaacaattATTAGATGATTCAATAGAAGAGTCTCAACAAATTTCAATGGAGGAATTGAATGAAAGAGCAGAGGCATTTATAGCAATGTTCAGACAACATTTAATATCTGATGCAAAGGCTTATAGTTATAGCAAAAGCTGTAGAATTCGAACTTCAATTTCACCCAAAGGAGGTGACAAAAATTTTCCCAAGCCTAGAcccatttattaa